The Nitrospirota bacterium nucleotide sequence ATCGTTCATAATAATAGCGCATATCACAGGGGTAGACAGATTGCTGAAAAGCTTAAAGATGTTATACCGAAACAGCTTTTTGAGGTGGTTATTCAGGCAGCCATTGGAAGCAAGGTAATAGCCAGAGAGAGCGTGAGCCCTTTGAGAAAAAATGTCCTGGCCAAGTGTTATGGAGGTGATATAACAAGGAAGAGAAAGCTTCTCGAGAAACAGAAAGAAGGCAAGCAGAGGATGAAACAGGTTGGCAGGGTAGAAGTTCCTCAGGAGGCATTCCTTGCCGTGCTTAAGGTAAGATAGGGAAATAAATTCCGCTTTTATGAAAGGAGACAATAAAAAATTGACCAATAAGAAATCAAAATTCAGAGAATACGCAGAAGCTATAATTATAGCCCTGTTACTTGCCCTTTTGATAAGGACATTCGTAATCCAGGCATTTAAAATACCTTCAGGCTCTATGATACCGACTTTGACCATAGGTGACCATCTCCTTGTCAATAAATTTATTTATGGCATTAGAATCCCCTTTGTAAGCGGGAGATTTCTGGTCTTTAAGGAGCCACAGAGAGGTGATATTATAGTATTTGAGTATCAAGAAGACCCTAAAAGAGATTTTATTAAAAGGGTTATTGCTGTAGGCGGCGACAAGATTGAAATCAAAGATAAAGTGGTTTATGTGAATGATAAGGCCATTAACGAACCCTATGTGGTCCATAAAGACAAAAGCATTGATATGGGGCCGAGGGACAACCTCAGCCGCAGGATTGTCCCAAAAGGCAAGTTTTTTGTCATGGGTGACAACAGGGATCAAAGCCACGACAGCCGTTTCTGGGGATATGTGGATTTTGATAAAATAAAAGGCAAGGCATTTATACTCTACTGGTCGTGGGACAGCAAAGAAAACTGGATCAGGTGGAGGAGGATAGGACATCTTATTTATTAGGAGGTAACTTATGATAAAAAAACTTTTATGCCTCTTCGTTTTTATTGCCATTGTTTATTCAGGTTTTCAGATCGGAAAACCCTATTATCATTACCGCGCTTTTAAAAGCGACCTTGAGGATCTGGCAAAGGTAGAAATAGGGACAAGCCCGGAGGCTTTACAACAGAAGATAATTGATGTTGCAGAGGAATACAGTGTTCCCCTGAAAGAGAAAGACATTGCCCTGAGCAAAAGAGGCAAGGGTTATGTTATAAATGTCTCGTGGGAGGAAGAAATCAATATACTTGATATTTACAGGAAGACGGTGGATTTTTCTGTTAATACAAGTCAGAGCGACTAATGTTTACAGGGCTTGTTGAGTGTTCAGGCGAGGTTTCTTCAATAAAAAAAACACCTACATGTGCTCGCCTTGTGGTAAAAGCAGATTTAGGTAGAGATGTAAAGATCGGCGATAGCATAGCAGTAAATGGGGTTTGCCTTACTGTTGTTAATTCTGACAGTGGCATTGCATTTGACATTTCTCCTGAGACAATGAAGAGCACAAACCTCGGCAACTTAAAAGTCAGGGATAAGGTAAATCTTGAGAGGGCACTTACTCCGACAGACAGACTCGGCGGTCATATAGTAACAGGCCACGTTGATGCTGCTGGGACAATAATGGAGAGGCGACAGACAGGGGAATACACTTATTACAGAATTGAGGTGCCAGAAGGGGTGATGAGGTATCTCGTTAAAAAAGGCTCTGTGGCAGTGGATGGCATAAGCCTTACAGTGGTAAGCCTCGATGAGACATCATTTACTGTGGCCATAATTCCCCATACCATGGAAGTTACCAATATCGGCGATAAAACAGCAGGAGACACTGTGAATATAGAGGCAGATATCTTAGGAAAGTATGTTGAAAGATTTTTGAGCAGGGAGAAAATCGAAGATCCGCACCGGAAAGACCCAGGTCTAATGAAAACCCTGATGGAAGAGGGATATATCAAGTGAAACCCCGGACAAGCCGCAATGACA carries:
- the lepB gene encoding signal peptidase I, with translation MKGDNKKLTNKKSKFREYAEAIIIALLLALLIRTFVIQAFKIPSGSMIPTLTIGDHLLVNKFIYGIRIPFVSGRFLVFKEPQRGDIIVFEYQEDPKRDFIKRVIAVGGDKIEIKDKVVYVNDKAINEPYVVHKDKSIDMGPRDNLSRRIVPKGKFFVMGDNRDQSHDSRFWGYVDFDKIKGKAFILYWSWDSKENWIRWRRIGHLIY
- a CDS encoding riboflavin synthase, which translates into the protein MFTGLVECSGEVSSIKKTPTCARLVVKADLGRDVKIGDSIAVNGVCLTVVNSDSGIAFDISPETMKSTNLGNLKVRDKVNLERALTPTDRLGGHIVTGHVDAAGTIMERRQTGEYTYYRIEVPEGVMRYLVKKGSVAVDGISLTVVSLDETSFTVAIIPHTMEVTNIGDKTAGDTVNIEADILGKYVERFLSREKIEDPHRKDPGLMKTLMEEGYIK